The DNA window ACAGGGTCGTCACGCAGATCGAATAACTGACATTGCCGCGAGCGGTCAGCGTCAGAATATTGGAGGCCATCGCTCCGGGGACGCAGCCGACGAGAATGATGCCCGCCCGTGTGGTGTCCTGAAACCCCATGAGCTCAGCAACGGTATAGGCTAGCAGAGGCATTGTCGCGTATTGAGTCAGCGTGCCGAAGAGAACGTTGTACCAGTCGCTGAGGACATGCTTGAGCTCCTCGACAGGAATCAGAATGCCGACGCAGAACATGGCCAGCATGATGGCCGGCTGCATCGTGTATTCCTTCAGGAGATTCAGCGTCGTAGCGGCGTTCGGATCCGACTGGCCCCAGATCAGGAAGGCTCCTGACGAGCAACAGAGCCAGAGGATCAGATACCGTTCGAGGATTCCGCGAAATCGGTGCATGGTGAGACTTCGTCAGGTTGATATAATCGGATGAAAACCGTGAACCCTCATACTGTAACGAGTTCCGTCGTCTTGGAAAAAACAGCTCCCACTTCCGACTCCGCCGCGTCGCCTTCCACAGCTTCGACCGGCACGATCGACAAGTCCAATCAGCGGGTCCGCCAGATGTTCGGCGAGATCGCGCCCCGCTACGACGCGATGAACCATGTGCTGTCGGGCGGGACCGACTATTACTGGCGTCGGTACACCATTCGCAAAGCCCCCCCACAGGGGGATGCCCCGATTCTCGACGTCTGCACCGGCACGGGGGATCTTGCGATCGCTTACTGGAAGGCCGGTAAGAGACAGATCCCGGTGGTCGGCAGCGACTTCACCGAAGAGATGCTCGATATCGCCCGGGACAAAGTGGAATCACTCTCCCGAACCGAACGGGATGCCTCGATCGAGTTCTATCAGGCCGATACCCAGGAGTTGCCGTTTGAAGACAATCGCTTTCAGATCGTCTCCGTGGCATTTGGACTGAGGAATGTCGCCGATACGCTCAAAGGGCTCCGCGAGATGAAGCGGGTCTGTCAGCCGGGTGGTCGCATTGTTATTCTCGAATTCTCGATGCCGGGCAACCGAGTCCTTCGCGGCGCTTACGGCTGGTATTTCCGCAACGTGCTCCCGCGAATCGGACAGTTCTTCGCCCGCAATTCCCAGTCGGCCTACAACTATCTGCCCGAAACGGTCGGCCAGTTTCCGTACGGCGAGAAGCTCGCGGACGTTCTGCGTGAAGCCGGACTGGAACGGATCAGTTATACACCGCTCACATTCGGCGTCGCGACGCTCTACATCGGCTACAAACCGAAAGGGGACGTCAAGTCCTGAGAGGCAGGTGCGGCATGTCGGAAGAACGGAAGCGGATCGTGGTCGCAGTGACCGGAGGCAGCGGAGCTGCCTATGCGCGTCGACTGGTTCGGGTTCTGCTGCAGGCCGACTGCGAAGTTCACCTGACGATGAGTGCGGCTGCGGTTCAGGTCTTTGCCCAGGAACTGAAGACCACGATCAATCTCAACGAATTCAGCCCCGAGAGCTTTCTCGAAGACGA is part of the Rubinisphaera margarita genome and encodes:
- the ubiE gene encoding bifunctional demethylmenaquinone methyltransferase/2-methoxy-6-polyprenyl-1,4-benzoquinol methylase UbiE yields the protein MEKTAPTSDSAASPSTASTGTIDKSNQRVRQMFGEIAPRYDAMNHVLSGGTDYYWRRYTIRKAPPQGDAPILDVCTGTGDLAIAYWKAGKRQIPVVGSDFTEEMLDIARDKVESLSRTERDASIEFYQADTQELPFEDNRFQIVSVAFGLRNVADTLKGLREMKRVCQPGGRIVILEFSMPGNRVLRGAYGWYFRNVLPRIGQFFARNSQSAYNYLPETVGQFPYGEKLADVLREAGLERISYTPLTFGVATLYIGYKPKGDVKS